From the genome of Arvicola amphibius chromosome 9, mArvAmp1.2, whole genome shotgun sequence, one region includes:
- the LOC119823516 gene encoding high mobility group protein B1-like, with translation MSSYAFFVQTCREEHKKKHPDASVNFSEFSKKCSERWKTMSAKEKEKFEDMAKADKAPYEREMKTYIPPKGETKKKFKDPNAPKRPPSAFLFCSEYRPKIKGEHPGLSIGDAAKNLGEMWNNTAAHDKQPYEKKAAKLKEEYEQDIAAYRAKGKPDAAKRGRG, from the coding sequence ATGTCCTCGTATGCATTCTTTGTGCAAACTTGCCGGGAGGAACACAAGAAGAAGCACCCGGATGCTTCTGTCAACTTCTCAGAGTTCTCCAAGAAATGCTCAGAAAGGTGGAAGACCATGTCtgctaaagaaaaggaaaaatttgaaGACATGGCCAAGGCTGACAAGGCTCcttatgaaagagaaatgaaaacctacATCCCCCCCAAAGGGGAGACCAAAAAGAAGTTCAAGGACCCCAATGCACCCAAGAGGCCTCCTTCGGCCTTCTTGTTCTGTTCTGAGTATCGCCCCAAAATCAAAGGAGAGCACCCTGGCTTATCCATTGGTGATGCTGCAAAGAACCTGGGAGAGATGTGGAACAACACCGCTGCACATGACAAGCAGCCCTACGAAAAGAAGGCTGCCAAGCTGAAGGAGGAGTACGAACAGGATATCGCTGCCTACAGAGCTAAAGGAAAACCTGATGCAGCGAAAAGGGGTCGGGGGTAG